Proteins found in one Takifugu rubripes chromosome 15, fTakRub1.2, whole genome shotgun sequence genomic segment:
- the rbm14a gene encoding RNA-binding protein 14a isoform X1 has translation MSGENVKLFVGNLPIDATQDELNKLFAPYGEINTCSLLRQYAFVTLKGEGAADRAIRHLDGKEYRGRPLVVEESRARPPNSTKVFVGNISATCSADDLHGLFASFGRVLDCDKVKARLCSNVGYAFVHMERKEEAMAAIDALNGTMFKGRQLAVELSKAQPLVNQMVSGGNSTGGLLPRPPLSIEHQSQAAVLAAAAAAAAGLPIQVQQSVHNSFFNTTSFDPTYAALKGITSSKGADGMIYGALASQVYGSVADQVYQDITNHDNTAHVEEVETPAGPDPTVLFEAARAKFFQEGQKILAEQQAGKKTSTTTATTEPERDRSPIRGNRAPLLPDPVPGSFAQTRPKRRALLPTPSGGPEESASTTNAPEGVDPVARSYTEYYQQMHQYQQYQQYQQYQYLQYAYTNPPPPPPPPPPATTQTQDSSADTAPPGTYSAPPTFNTSASYPPPGTYDASGYDNSSGSYSSASGNYDVSSGGYDASGTYAAAGAYDSSGAYAAGGNYSTSTPYEQTPAHGQPMPQCNDYPYHTPEPPYR, from the exons ATGAGCGGTGAGAACGTGAAGCTGTTCGTGGGGAATCTTCCTATCGATGCCACTCAGGATGAGCTCAACAAGCTTTTTGCTCCGTATGGAGAAATCaacacctgctccctgctcaGGCAGTATGCCTTTGTTACCCtgaaaggagaaggagctgcagacAG GGCCATACGGCATCTTGATGGTAAAGAGTACAGAGGCAGACCTCTGGTGGTTGAAGAATCACGTGCACGCCCACCAAACTCCACCAAAGTCTTTGTCGGGAACATTAGTGCAACATGCTCAGCTGATGACTTGCATGGGCTTTTTGCCAGCTTTGGCAGAGTTTTGGATTGCGataaggtcaaag CCAGGTTATGTTCAAACGTCGGCTATGCTTTTGTGCACatggaaaggaaagaagaagccATGGCAGCTATCGATGCGCTCAACGGGACCATGTTTAAGGGTCGTCAGTTGGCTGTTGAACTCTCTAAAGCTCAACCTTTGGTCAACCAGATGGTGTCTGGAGGAAATTCAACAG GTGGGCTTCTCCCAAGACCCCCACTGTCCATTGAGCATCAGAGCCAGGCAGCGGTtcttgctgcagctgcagcagctgcggccGGACTGCCCATACAG GTCCAACAGAGTGTTCACAACTCCTTCTTCAACACCACTTCCTTCGACCCCACCTATGCCGCTCTTAAAGGGATCACAAGCTCTAAGGGTGCAGATGGGATGATATATGGAGCTCTTGCTAGTCAGGTGTACGGATCTGTGGCTGACCAGGTTTACCAGGATATAACCAACCACGATAATACAGCTCATGTAGAAGAAGTGGAGACGCCAGCTGGACCAGATCCAACAGTGCTTTTTGAAGCAGCAAGAGCCAAGTTCTTTCAAGAAGGACAAAAG ATACTGGCTGAGCAGCAGGCAGGGAAAAagaccagcaccaccacagcGACAACAGAACCTGAGCGGGACCGTAGCCCAATCAGAGGAAATCGAGCACCCCTCCTACCTGACCCTGTTCCTGGCTCATTTGCTCAGACCAGACCCAAACGCCGGGCGCTGCTGCCTACACCGAGTGGAGGGCCCGAAGAGTCTGCGTCCACTACAAATGCCCCTGAGGGGGTGGATCCAGTGGCTAG atCTTATACAGAGTACTATCAGCAGATGCATCAGTACCAGCAGTATCAGCAGTACCAGCAGTACCAATACCTCCAATATGCCTACACCaacccacctccacccccgcccccgccaCCACCCGCCACCACTCAGACACAGGACTCCTCTGCTGACACCGCACCCCCAGGGACGTACTCAGCACCCCCGACTTTCAATACCTCAGCGTCCTACCCACCGCCAGGGACATACGACGCTTCGGGTTACGATAACTCGTCTGGAAGCTACAGCTCTGCATCTGGGAACTATGATGTCTCATCAGGAGGCTATGATGCATCTGGAACCTACGCAGCGGCAGGAGCATATGATTCATCTGGAGCTTACGCAGCAGGGGGAAACTACTCCACATCCACACCGTATGAGCAGACACCCGCACACGGGCAACCCATGCCCCAGTGCAATGATTACCCTTACCACACACCAGAGCCCCCTTATCGATAG
- the rbm14a gene encoding RNA-binding protein 14a isoform X2 → MSGENVKLFVGNLPIDATQDELNKLFAPYGEINTCSLLRQYAFVTLKGEGAADRAIRHLDGKEYRGRPLVVEESRARPPNSTKVFVGNISATCSADDLHGLFASFGRVLDCDKVKARLCSNVGYAFVHMERKEEAMAAIDALNGTMFKGRQLAVELSKAQPLVNQMVSGGNSTGGLLPRPPLSIEHQSQAAVLAAAAAAAAGLPIQVQQSVHNSFFNTTSFDPTYAALKGITSSKGADGMIYGALASQVYGSVADQVYQDITNHDNTAHVEEVETPAGPDPTVLFEAARAKFFQEGQKILAEQQAGKKTSTTTATTEPERDRSPIRGNRAPLLPDPVPGSFAQTRPKRRALLPTPSGGPEESASTTNAPEGVDPVARSYTEYYQQMHQYQQYQQYQQYQYLQYAYTNPPPPPPPPPPATTQTQDSSADTAPPGTYSAPPTFNTSASYPPPGTYDASGYDNSSGSYSSASGNYDVSSGGYDASGTYAAAGAYDSSGAYAAGGNYSTSTP, encoded by the exons ATGAGCGGTGAGAACGTGAAGCTGTTCGTGGGGAATCTTCCTATCGATGCCACTCAGGATGAGCTCAACAAGCTTTTTGCTCCGTATGGAGAAATCaacacctgctccctgctcaGGCAGTATGCCTTTGTTACCCtgaaaggagaaggagctgcagacAG GGCCATACGGCATCTTGATGGTAAAGAGTACAGAGGCAGACCTCTGGTGGTTGAAGAATCACGTGCACGCCCACCAAACTCCACCAAAGTCTTTGTCGGGAACATTAGTGCAACATGCTCAGCTGATGACTTGCATGGGCTTTTTGCCAGCTTTGGCAGAGTTTTGGATTGCGataaggtcaaag CCAGGTTATGTTCAAACGTCGGCTATGCTTTTGTGCACatggaaaggaaagaagaagccATGGCAGCTATCGATGCGCTCAACGGGACCATGTTTAAGGGTCGTCAGTTGGCTGTTGAACTCTCTAAAGCTCAACCTTTGGTCAACCAGATGGTGTCTGGAGGAAATTCAACAG GTGGGCTTCTCCCAAGACCCCCACTGTCCATTGAGCATCAGAGCCAGGCAGCGGTtcttgctgcagctgcagcagctgcggccGGACTGCCCATACAG GTCCAACAGAGTGTTCACAACTCCTTCTTCAACACCACTTCCTTCGACCCCACCTATGCCGCTCTTAAAGGGATCACAAGCTCTAAGGGTGCAGATGGGATGATATATGGAGCTCTTGCTAGTCAGGTGTACGGATCTGTGGCTGACCAGGTTTACCAGGATATAACCAACCACGATAATACAGCTCATGTAGAAGAAGTGGAGACGCCAGCTGGACCAGATCCAACAGTGCTTTTTGAAGCAGCAAGAGCCAAGTTCTTTCAAGAAGGACAAAAG ATACTGGCTGAGCAGCAGGCAGGGAAAAagaccagcaccaccacagcGACAACAGAACCTGAGCGGGACCGTAGCCCAATCAGAGGAAATCGAGCACCCCTCCTACCTGACCCTGTTCCTGGCTCATTTGCTCAGACCAGACCCAAACGCCGGGCGCTGCTGCCTACACCGAGTGGAGGGCCCGAAGAGTCTGCGTCCACTACAAATGCCCCTGAGGGGGTGGATCCAGTGGCTAG atCTTATACAGAGTACTATCAGCAGATGCATCAGTACCAGCAGTATCAGCAGTACCAGCAGTACCAATACCTCCAATATGCCTACACCaacccacctccacccccgcccccgccaCCACCCGCCACCACTCAGACACAGGACTCCTCTGCTGACACCGCACCCCCAGGGACGTACTCAGCACCCCCGACTTTCAATACCTCAGCGTCCTACCCACCGCCAGGGACATACGACGCTTCGGGTTACGATAACTCGTCTGGAAGCTACAGCTCTGCATCTGGGAACTATGATGTCTCATCAGGAGGCTATGATGCATCTGGAACCTACGCAGCGGCAGGAGCATATGATTCATCTGGAGCTTACGCAGCAGGGGGAAACTACTCCACATCCACACC CTAG
- the LOC105417437 gene encoding ras and Rab interactor 1-like isoform X1 → MAQQQEPLYDFPEPAQPSGHKFAGHHRGRGSLKSISVLDRLLLTVPVWFQLSINPATALHILQREPPGTFLVRKSRTSQRNVLCVRLADESVPSFVQQFGIREEQSTLSLETSAISFPDLPRLVSFYCVSRDVLPFPLELPEAIAKATSHKELESISHMGIEFWNSHLNVRGPREAPLPQKDQEKPGSISTAPPGPAPQTSASPQSDSAPRSDSDSLSNASKAPAPGLTLFHEFCPIKTRSPRELDCGSGQGALCFINPLFLQMESPLLRRRMFKRSLKVRVSTETSTLLSPPLAPPPPPPLMPKSKGKSKGLQKIQGQCKASQIVQKQTEDNASEPPPPTPHIRLQQEQRPTQASSQLPAIMEQLPDNSDYMQPSPVISSFHPPSLSPYLSPSAPSLTPQAFPKAPSPLESPSLSPYQSPSLSPKMLSSMSLQSLPNVSPSLFPYQFPSLSPLIPSNSSCTSLSFPPFTAPLTIDQQGSDKGDEEAIAGIDCNDEGGEINGDDGQGLLLQMDTVCLKDEESCCSYIGQERVEKSRPPQSNETRLESD, encoded by the exons ATGGCACAACAGCAGGAGCCACTTTATGATTTCCCTGAGCCCGCTCAGCCATCAGGGCACAAGTTTGCAGGGCATCACAGAGGACGGGGCTCCCTGAAAAGCATCAGCGTACTGGACCGTCTCCTGCTCACAGTTCCTGTCTGGTTTCAGCTGTCAATTAATCCAGCTACTGCGCTGCATATCCTGCAGAGGGAACCTCCTGGG ACCTTCCTGGTGCGCAAATCCCGCACATCTCAGCGGAATGTGCTGTGTGTACGTTTGGCCGATGAGAGCGTACCATCCTTTGTGCAGCAGTTCGGGATCAGAGAGGAGCAATCCA CTCTGTCTCTGGAAACATCGGCCATAAGCTTTCCAGACCTCCCGAGACTAGTTTCCTTCTACTGTGTGAGCAG AGATGTGTTACCCTTTCCTCTAGAGCTTCCTGAGGCCATCGCAAAGGCAACATCGCACAAAGAACTGGAGTCCATCTCACATATGGGAATAG AATTCTGGAATTCACACCTCAATGTCCGCGGCCCCCGGGAGGCACCTCTGCCTCAGAAGGATCAGGAGAAGCCAGGCAGCATAAGCACAGCCCCTCCTGGCCCTGCACCACAGACAAGTGCTTCACCTCAGTCTGACTCAGCTCCACGGTCTGATTCAGACAGCCTGTCAAATGCCAGCaaagctcctgctcctggtttGACCTTGTTCCATGAGTTTTGTCCTATTAAGACACGCAGCCCCAGAGAGCTGGACTGTGGCTCTGGCCAGGGTGCCCTCTGCTTCATCAACCCCCTTTTCCTACAGATGGAGAGCCCACTGTTAAGAAGACGCATGTTCAAACGCAGCCTTAAGGTTCGTGTTTCCACAGAGACGTCGACCCTGCTGTCGCCCCCActcgctcctccacctccaccccctctgATGCCCAAGTCCAAGGGAAAGAGTAAAGGTCTTCAAAAAATCCAAGGCCAATGTAAAGCCAGTCAGATTGTTCAGAAACAGACAGAGGACAATGCCAGTGAGCCTCCACCTCCTACCCCTCACATCcgactgcagcaggagcagcgccCCACACAGGCTTCATCTCAGCTCCCAGCAATAATGGAGCAGCTTCCGGATAACTCAGACTACATGCAGCCCTCACCTGTGATCAGCTCCTTCcaccctccctcactctctccatACCTCTCCCCATCTGCACCTTCTCTGACACCTCAAGCTTTTCCCAAAGCACCATCTCCTCTTGAGTCTCCTTCACTCTCACCCTATCAATCCCCATCTCTTTCTCCCAAGATGCTCAGCTCAATGTCTCTACAGAGCCTGCCCAATGTGTCACCTTCTCTTTTTCCTTATCAGTTTCCATCTCTTTCACCTCTGATCCCATCCAATTCTTCTTGTACCTCTCTTTCCTTCCCCCCTTTTACTGCTCCTTTGACAATAGATCAGCAGGGATCAGACAAAGGAGATGAGGAGGCCATTGCAGGAATAGATTGcaatgatgaaggtggtgagaTAAATGGAGACGACGGGCAGGGTTTGCTTTTACAGATGGACACTGTTTGTCTGAAGGACGaagaaagctgctgctcctACATTGGCCAGGAGAGGGTGGAAAAGAGTAGACCACCCCAAAGCAATGAAACGCGTCTCGAGTCGGATTGA
- the LOC105417437 gene encoding ras and Rab interactor 1-like isoform X2 encodes MAQQQEPLYDFPEPAQPSGHKFAGHHRGRGSLKSISVLDRLLLTVPVWFQLSINPATALHILQREPPGTFLVRKSRTSQRNVLCVRLADESVPSFVQQFGIREEQSTLSLETSAISFPDLPRLVSFYCVSRDVLPFPLELPEAIAKATSHKELESISHMGIEFWNSHLNVRGPREAPLPQKDQEKPGSISTAPPGPAPQTSASPQSDSAPRSDSDSLSNASKAPAPDGEPTVKKTHVQTQP; translated from the exons ATGGCACAACAGCAGGAGCCACTTTATGATTTCCCTGAGCCCGCTCAGCCATCAGGGCACAAGTTTGCAGGGCATCACAGAGGACGGGGCTCCCTGAAAAGCATCAGCGTACTGGACCGTCTCCTGCTCACAGTTCCTGTCTGGTTTCAGCTGTCAATTAATCCAGCTACTGCGCTGCATATCCTGCAGAGGGAACCTCCTGGG ACCTTCCTGGTGCGCAAATCCCGCACATCTCAGCGGAATGTGCTGTGTGTACGTTTGGCCGATGAGAGCGTACCATCCTTTGTGCAGCAGTTCGGGATCAGAGAGGAGCAATCCA CTCTGTCTCTGGAAACATCGGCCATAAGCTTTCCAGACCTCCCGAGACTAGTTTCCTTCTACTGTGTGAGCAG AGATGTGTTACCCTTTCCTCTAGAGCTTCCTGAGGCCATCGCAAAGGCAACATCGCACAAAGAACTGGAGTCCATCTCACATATGGGAATAG AATTCTGGAATTCACACCTCAATGTCCGCGGCCCCCGGGAGGCACCTCTGCCTCAGAAGGATCAGGAGAAGCCAGGCAGCATAAGCACAGCCCCTCCTGGCCCTGCACCACAGACAAGTGCTTCACCTCAGTCTGACTCAGCTCCACGGTCTGATTCAGACAGCCTGTCAAATGCCAGCaaagctcctgctcctg ATGGAGAGCCCACTGTTAAGAAGACGCATGTTCAAACGCAGCCTTAA